The Gossypium hirsutum isolate 1008001.06 chromosome A13, Gossypium_hirsutum_v2.1, whole genome shotgun sequence nucleotide sequence AAATGTCTGCTAAATGACTCATACCATTTGGCCAACTGCAGTTGTAACAATGGCTGGAATGTTTTTGTAACACAATCCAGGAGCCTCAACCACTGTTGACTGCTCAAGCAGCTGAAACATATAGCAAGAAAGAAAATGTTAGGCTAAACCATATCAAGTCTCAAACAGTTGCCAAGCAAACAAAAGAACATGCAGAAACAATGTACCGAATGTCTTTAACATCAATTGGACCTAAGGAAATATGAAAGACAACCAGACCAATGCATAAAACACAGTATCCTAATTGTCAAAGAACAGGTAGAGCTTATAGTTCTTATTTCATTAACAATGATATAGCCAATTAGCCATACAGGCAAAACCAATCATTTTTTGAATTGGGGGTAGGGGCAGAGATGTGCGAAGGATTGAACAAAGTTTTTGCTCCATAGAACACAAGAATCTTTCCCCTAGGCCAAGAGGTTATCGGCCAAAAACCAATCATTCTCTTTTGTGGAGTATACTCCAtaatccaaaagaaaataaatttaaaataaagaacCAAGAATTAAAAATGTAgtacaaggaaaaagaaaactaTTTAGACCACTATATTTAGACCAGATATCCTATCAAAGTTTGAGGGCAGTACTGTTAGCTACATTATAATGCCATAAACCAACAAATCCTATATTGGGTAATGGAACGATGTAAAATTCTCAAATGATAAGCCTAAATCTGTAAAATCAAAATTGCTTTAAATTACACTTTCCTAACTACTATAGAATCGAGAAAATGACATAAGAGAACATAAAAGACTACCGTGAATCCTTCACCATCTTGTTCAATGGCAAGATCTTGAATAAACCAGACAGCACTCCCTTCATCTCCAACATCATGCTTGTAATCTAGTAACTCAAATATTAAGCTCTCATCACGTGCAGGGTCCACAAAAACCTCCTTTAATttcaacacacacacacacacaagaAAAGAAAGACGATcagataaataaacaaattaaaaataaagagtaccaaaaaggaaAACAGAGAACGATATACTAACCTGATGATCGGGAACTTGCCTGATGTTACTGACATCCTACAATAATGAACAATGTTAAAAACAGAGTTTAGttatataattattgtaattatctAGTTATAATATCTCTACCATGctgaaatttaagatttaatgttCTACTTTAATTGGGCATGATTTGATCTTCTCCAAACTGAAAACACTTATTTATTTGCTGCCGTTAAATTGATCACATGAAATTCTTCTTAAAACAACCTTAAGTGCATTTGACTTACAGTCGTTGAATTTGAACATGGTTTAATATTTTCACGTTACTCCGATActgtgataaaaaaaaattatatgccaTTACTTTTACAGAAATCACTAAAAGTGTCATCAAACGttataaaagacaaaataataccaaattaaaatttaaaaattaaattcaacatgGTAGAAGGACTAAAACCAGAATTGAACCTACCATAGagcatgaaattgaagaaaaaataaataaagtaacctGAAACCTAAGAGGAAAAGTAGTTGAGATTGCTCCACCGAACAAAGGCCTTTCAGATAATAAATCTGCAGACATTTTTACTGAAAATGTCCACTGAACagaaaatcaaaaaagaaaaaagaaatggcGAAGAACAGATTTTTACTAAGAGACGACGCGAAGACGAAAAAGGGTccgggttcttttttttttgaagaagaagaagaagaagaattttgTAGAAGACgcgggtttttttttttttttttgtatggtGCTTTTAATATAAAGGACTGTTTGAGGAGAGCGTTTGAATTACGCCATCTCTGTCTTGgaatttaaggtaaacaataagGGTAAAAGAGTAATTTTCTTCAGTAAGCCCCCTGAAGGGAATACGACGTCGTACTTGATGATAAATTCGATAACCATGCAAGCACGTTAGGATAAGAGAAGAACGATAAGTTACTCTcattttaattaagataattattagaattcattacttttattaaaaaatttattaatctaATAATTGATTACTGATATggcattttattaatttttgactaaaattaagaatttttctgtaattagtttaaaatattatttatttatttataatatgaaGATTTTAATTATGATATCATCAACATTTAAATCTTTTTTAAGAAGAGGGAATTTGACGAGGACGATAAGCCCATTACCATGACTCTACCCTTTTCCAATAAAAGAAAAATCAGAACAAATAAAAGTTATGTCACAAAAAAATGCATAGAACCTTCATCATGTTAAAGCTTCCATGGCCTCAAGTAATGTTGCAAATTTCGAACCAATATACCAGTAAGCTTCCATTATATCTATAGAAATGCAGTCCTAACTGATGGAAATCATTGGTTTACCTTAATTGTGAAGCACCGAAAGCATCCGCGAATGATATGAGATGTTTGATATTATCGGGTTCATAAATCATAACCGGCAACCAAAGCACGAGCATGAGCCGTTGCTTGTTCTTTAGAAATTAGTACATTCTTCCTAGTTTTGAGAACTCGTTGAAGTCGAACCCTGCAGTTTAACCCCAGATGAGCAATGGCTGCGTGGTAATGACAGAAATGTACTGAGAAATCAAAGCTAATGTGAGCAAATTGCAGAGAACAACGAAAATTACTTTGAATTTTCTTCTTGAACCGCATCCCTAGTtccattgaatttaccatttgaCCTAATGAAGCATTGAAGTACAAGTGAAATAAGATTGTGAGATATCAAATGAATGAAACCAAACAAATGCTTCAGCAGATCAGACACAACTTACCTTTGATGAAATTCCCTGAAATAACTTATTCAGTTCCTGTCAGTTCCAAATTGCATGTAATCAGACAATGTGCTACATTACCACATATATTTGACACTCAACTCTAAGTCTAACATACCATTTATTCGTGAATCATGACTAACATGATTGATAATACTATAACAAGACTGAATTCTAAAATAAACTGATTTTTATTTTCCTCCTGTTACGATCGTGGTAGTCGGTGGCGGTAGGGTGGTCAATGGTGTTATGTTGACAAGTGTACTCATCAAAAAAGGTGGGATCATAGCCATGATTCATCGTTGTTGTCATCGGATTCCCTCTTCCTTAAAAAGATTCAAATGTTGATGATACACCATTGAAATTTTCATGTTACAAAcaaatcaaaaaatatattttttagactAATTATAAAGAGGCCCTAGCTTTAGTCAAAAGTCAAAGAAAAATGTCACATTACCAATCCGTTAATGGATTAACATAACGACATTGACAAATTCGAGTAGTTATCTTGATTAGAgtgattaaattgacaaaaaaaatagaatgaccaaaaaataatttttgtattttagttTGATATTTTTTCTTATAAGTTACCGaagttattttttatacaatgtgACACCTATTTgaaaaaatttatacattttgGCACATGAGCATAATAGTGTtaacttattaatatttaatttggactttagagttgatttgataaaaaattataattagctaataatattaaaaattaacattcATCATATTAATCCTGTAATAGGCCATT carries:
- the LOC107893950 gene encoding ran guanine nucleotide release factor is translated as MSADLLSERPLFGGAISTTFPLRFQDVSNIRQVPDHQEVFVDPARDESLIFELLDYKHDVGDEGSAVWFIQDLAIEQDGEGFTLLEQSTVVEAPGLCYKNIPAIVTTAVGQMAVSKGRQGREAQNIIKVYLANIRLKEVGTDALITAYEPIVINPLSESASAVSAGLAIPATQSGFMPMVEIFKLAVTNFKINDWGLFSPSV